A single window of Persephonella sp. DNA harbors:
- the ppsA gene encoding phosphoenolpyruvate synthase, with product MSDRKLVVWLNEVGIEDVELVGGKNASLGEMIKGLSPMGIKIPMGYVVTADAYRYFIEYNQLKEKITEALKGLDPNNVEDLAKRGLEVREMIKGGEFPEDLKQQIIDYYHQLSHMYDQHYVDVAVRSSATAEDLPDASFAGQQDTYLNIKGDESLLNAVRSCFASLFTDRAISYREAFGFDHFSIGLAVGIQKMVRSDLAAAGVGFSLDTESGFRDVVLINGSYGLGEMVVQGAVTPDEWLVFKPTFKQGYEAIIEKKLGKKDKKMVYGTTEDERVKVVPVPEEKQKQFCLTDEEVLKLADWIIKIEEYYSNKYNKWTPMDVEWAKDGEINELFIVQARPETIHSRKDHSKITVYKITEPYEERQKKVLVTGIAVGDKVATGNVKLMYSLEDAKDFKAGDVLVTDMTDPDWEPIMKQASAIVTNRGGRTCHAAIVARELGVPAVVGTGNATEVLKDGQLVTVSCAEGDVGYVYDGKIDYEVEEVDINSLPKTKTPIMMNVASPEGAFDFSFLPNAGVGLAREEFIINNYIGIHPLALIKFEEIKEKDSELAKIIEDKTFGYDNKEEYYIKKLSYGIARIAAAFYPKPVIVRFSDFKSNEYANLIGGKYFEPIEENPMIGWRGASRYYSPQFKEAFGLECKAILRVRNKMGLTNVKVMVPFCRTPEEGEKVLKVMEEFGLKKGENGLEVYVMCELPSNVVLADQFSQHFDGFSIGSNDLTQLTLGLDRDSSLVAHLYDERNEAVKRLIAQVIKTAKAHGRKIGICGQGPSDYPDFAQFLVEQGIDTISINPDAVLKTTKAIYEIEKKLGLH from the coding sequence ATGTCCGACAGAAAATTAGTAGTCTGGCTTAATGAGGTAGGAATTGAGGATGTAGAGCTTGTTGGAGGTAAAAATGCATCCCTTGGGGAGATGATTAAAGGATTATCCCCTATGGGAATAAAAATTCCGATGGGTTATGTAGTTACTGCAGATGCTTACAGATATTTTATTGAGTATAACCAATTAAAAGAAAAAATCACAGAAGCCCTAAAAGGACTTGACCCTAATAATGTTGAAGACCTGGCAAAAAGAGGTCTTGAAGTTAGGGAAATGATTAAAGGAGGAGAATTTCCTGAAGACCTTAAACAACAAATAATAGATTATTACCATCAACTTAGCCATATGTATGATCAACATTATGTTGACGTTGCTGTTCGTTCTTCTGCAACAGCTGAAGACTTACCTGATGCATCATTTGCAGGACAGCAAGATACTTACCTTAATATAAAAGGTGATGAATCTCTTTTAAATGCAGTTAGAAGCTGTTTTGCATCCTTATTTACAGATAGAGCAATTTCCTATAGGGAAGCTTTTGGATTTGATCATTTTTCAATCGGACTTGCAGTTGGAATTCAAAAAATGGTTCGTTCTGACCTTGCAGCAGCAGGGGTAGGTTTTTCACTTGATACAGAGAGTGGATTTAGAGATGTAGTTCTTATTAATGGATCTTATGGATTAGGAGAAATGGTTGTTCAGGGAGCTGTTACTCCTGATGAGTGGCTTGTGTTTAAGCCAACATTTAAGCAGGGATATGAGGCAATTATAGAGAAAAAGTTAGGGAAAAAAGATAAAAAAATGGTTTACGGAACAACTGAAGATGAAAGGGTTAAAGTTGTTCCTGTTCCTGAAGAAAAGCAAAAACAGTTCTGTCTTACTGATGAGGAAGTGCTAAAGCTTGCAGACTGGATTATAAAAATAGAAGAGTATTACTCAAACAAATACAACAAATGGACTCCTATGGATGTTGAATGGGCTAAAGATGGTGAAATAAATGAATTATTTATTGTTCAGGCAAGACCGGAAACTATTCACTCTAGAAAAGATCATTCAAAAATAACTGTTTATAAAATTACCGAACCTTATGAAGAGAGACAAAAGAAAGTCCTGGTAACAGGTATCGCTGTCGGTGATAAAGTTGCCACCGGAAATGTAAAACTTATGTATTCCCTTGAAGATGCAAAAGATTTCAAAGCCGGTGATGTCCTTGTTACAGATATGACAGATCCAGACTGGGAACCAATTATGAAACAAGCTTCTGCTATTGTAACTAATAGAGGCGGTAGAACTTGTCACGCAGCTATTGTTGCAAGAGAACTTGGAGTTCCAGCTGTCGTTGGAACAGGAAATGCAACAGAAGTTCTAAAAGATGGTCAGCTCGTAACGGTATCTTGTGCTGAAGGGGATGTAGGTTATGTTTATGATGGAAAAATAGATTATGAAGTAGAAGAAGTTGATATTAATTCACTGCCAAAAACGAAAACTCCTATTATGATGAACGTGGCTTCTCCCGAAGGAGCATTTGATTTCTCTTTCCTTCCAAACGCAGGGGTAGGACTTGCAAGGGAAGAGTTTATTATAAACAACTATATTGGTATTCACCCTCTTGCACTTATTAAATTTGAAGAAATCAAAGAGAAAGACTCAGAACTTGCAAAAATAATTGAAGACAAAACATTTGGATATGACAATAAAGAAGAGTATTACATAAAAAAACTGTCCTATGGTATAGCGAGAATTGCAGCTGCATTTTATCCAAAGCCAGTCATAGTTAGATTTTCAGACTTCAAATCAAATGAATATGCAAACCTTATTGGTGGTAAATATTTTGAACCTATTGAAGAAAACCCAATGATTGGATGGAGAGGAGCTTCCAGATATTACTCTCCGCAATTTAAAGAAGCTTTTGGCCTTGAGTGTAAGGCTATCTTAAGAGTTAGAAACAAAATGGGACTTACCAACGTAAAAGTGATGGTTCCATTCTGTAGAACTCCAGAAGAAGGTGAAAAAGTCCTCAAAGTTATGGAAGAATTCGGCCTCAAAAAAGGAGAGAATGGTCTTGAAGTTTATGTGATGTGTGAACTTCCATCTAACGTTGTTCTTGCAGACCAATTTTCACAACATTTTGATGGATTTTCAATTGGTTCAAACGACCTTACACAACTTACTCTTGGTTTAGACAGGGATTCTTCACTGGTGGCTCACCTATATGAT